The following are encoded in a window of Acropora muricata isolate sample 2 chromosome 6, ASM3666990v1, whole genome shotgun sequence genomic DNA:
- the LOC136919022 gene encoding ankyrin repeat and BTB/POZ domain-containing protein 2-like, whose product MAQADLPANSLFLSLTASTENHVLSRNEGQLMVIDTDWDEWLPMLPSIDDLPWSLKDIAKVLRLGRTREKFRAITPQAVERVSFLLQRPLLRIVREAKRLSFLYSKCSKQEMQTSIRLVLSLSLAKSCLSLASKALSLYQTSNDRFHRSKRARCGLILPVGKMFRWLVNLKVATRIHDAGVIYLSACLEFIAEELVYRAVTKQGEILKVTPEVLEEWISTDADFWGIFQPYYHLLSGRTAFGVTDSIDVYAVPKKVSRNPKTGSPRQRGLDKSLAITCVSSLNDLTDLISQAQRQFIDVYQSKDNKFISQVDWSPSALNSLFYFIKCADPTDKNGPKILAGTRRSHSYLPPLVEWLKASSLHTEHRASGMVDDDDVRQAARLMLPFHDCGPRSLCSSVLLCLSKALSSAVTISSFQQDLCLRMLSCGRADIIPRALEVLGPEKINAINVQGMTMLMYACADGNEDLVRILLEHDVLVDTQVPNNQQIYPLLNLEFKSWTALCFAATKEHVNICQLLLDNGASPNGAIGYGPENQVDTPLQLASATGNLELVSLLLRNGADPDQSVSVISISPVSRGFGNALAAATAHGHKDVLRMLFSEPDVRRDAEMLSLAEILSEGSQTDAKSPVRKPSKRRMAALEEALYHSCEHGWIDITLELRQLGVPWNIHCWSQTIGHAYETGQKSSLRSVLSDFQTMSADEYTKDFCEDGLVILFNIFEECEDLALSKELAFVLSSCFGSEPLQEIVDFPVSETSIRIGSDYINSADMSDVTFLVEGRPFYAHKIILATASKKFKALLSEMPSESEDGNDPCIEISDIKYDIFTLVIQFLYSGRMEKPSEQSAILEILKASEFFMLDSLKRRCECLAADYLDCDNVLDTYTFAKLCKAKELVSFCEAFMLRNLTSMMEIMNFRDALVNNNKRDLFASLKSCLIQRIYARNVSRTSLKV is encoded by the exons ATGGCTCAAGCTGACCTTCCGGCGAATTCGCTCTTTCTCAGCCTCACAGCCTCAACAGAAAATCACGTATTATCAAGAAATGAAGGACAGCTCATGGTCATTGATACAGACTGGGATGAATGGCTTCCTATGTTGCCTTCAATAGATGACCTTCCATGGTCGTTGAAAGATATTGCCAAAGTTCTGCGGCTTGGAAGAACGCGGGAAAAATTTCGCGCCATTACACCCCAGGCAGTAGAACGCGTCTCGTTTCTCTTACAAAGGCCGTTGTTACGGATCGTGCGTGAAGCAAAACGACTTTCGTTTCTGTATTCCAAGTGCTCGAAACAAGAAATGCAGACAAGCATACGCTTGGTGCTGTCGTTGTCACTGGCCAAGAGCTGCTTATCGTTGGCCTCTAAGGCGCTTTCATTGTACCAGACTTCGAATGATCGGTTTCACCGATCAAAGAGAGCGCGCTGTGGCCTCATATTGCCCGTTGGTAAAATGTTTCGATGGCTTGTGAACTTAAAAGTGGCAACTCGTATCCATGACGCAGGAGTCATTTACCTCAGCGCTTGCTTAGAGTTCATCGCCGAAGAGCTTGTCTACAGAGCTGTCACCAAACAAG GAGAAATTTTGAAAGTTACACCTGAAGTTCTGGAAGAATGGATCAGCACAGATGCTGATTTCTGGGGAATCTTTCAGCCATATTATCATTTACTGTCTGGAAGAACTGCATTCGGTGTTACAGACAGCATCGACGTGTATGCTGTTCCGAAAAAAG TGTCCAGAAATCCCAAAACAGGATCACCAAGACAACGAGGATTGGACAAATCATTGGCAATCACTTGTGTGTCATCATTGAATGACCTCACTGACCTTATATCGCAGGCGCAGAGGCAATTCATCGATGTGTACCAGAGTAAAGATAACAAGTTTATATCTCAGGTGGACTGGTCCCCAAGTGCTTTGaactctttgttttatttcattaaaTGCGCAGACCCGACGGACAAAAATGGACCCAAAATACTGGCTGGCACAAGACG TTCGCATTCCTACCTACCTCCATTAGTTGAATGGCTTAAGGCATCTTCATTGCACACCGAACACCGGGCCAGCGGTATGGTGGACGATGATGACGTCAGACAAGCGGCAAGGTTGATGCTTCCGTTCCATGACTGTGGACCGCGATCTTTGTG TTCCAGTGTGTTACTGTGTCTATCCAAGGCCCTCTCATCTGCAGTTACAATCTCCAGCTTCCAGCAAGACCTGTGTTTACGCATGCTTTCGTGCGGAAGAGCTGACATTATTCCGCGGGCTCTTGAAGTGTTGGGACCCGAAAAAATCAACGCCATCAATGTGCAG GGAATGACTATGTTAATGTATGCTTGTGCAGACGGTAACGAGGATCTTGTCAGAATATTACTTGAACACGACGTGCTAGTAGACACCCAG GTACCGAACAACCAGCAGATTTATCCATTACTCAACTTGGAGTTCAAGTCATGGACAGCTCTTTGCTTTGCAGCGACCAAAGAACACGTTAACATTTGCCAG CTTCTGTTGGACAATGGAGCTAGTCCTAATGGTGCAATAGGTTATGGGCCAGAAAACCAAGTGGACACGCCATTGCAGTTAGCCTCGGCAACAG GCAATTTGGAACTGGTTTCCTTGCTTCTGAGGAATGGGGCAGATCCAGATCAGAGTGTTAGCGTGATATCAATCAGTCCTGTCTCGCGGGGATTTGGTAACGCATTAGCAGCGGCCACTGCGCATGGGCATAAAGACGTTCTTCGAATGCTGTTTTCAGAGCCAGATGTAAGACGAGATGCTGAAATGCTGTCATTGGCAGAGATCCTTTCAGAAG GTTCACAGACTGATGCGAAGAGCCCAGTGAGAAAACCGAGCAAAAGACGGATGGCAGCTTTAGAG GAGGCTCTGTATCACAGCTGTGAACATGGGTGGATTGACATAACACTGGAACTCAGGCAGTTAG GTGTTCCATGGAATATACATTGCTGGAGTCAAACAATCGGACATGCGTACGAGACAGGACAGAAGTCGTCTCTGAGATCTGTATTGAGTGACTTTCAGACCATGTCAGCCGATGAGTACACGAAAGACTTCTGTGAAGACGGGCTGGTTattcttttcaacattttcgAGGAATGTGAG GACTTGGCTCTCTCCAAGGAACTTGCTTTTGTATTGTCATCTTGCTTCGGTAGTGAGCCACTTCAAGAAATTGTAGACTTTCCTGTTTCGGAAACTAGCATAAGAATTG GATCAGATTACATCAACAGCGCTGACATGTCTGATGTCACCTTCCTTGTAGAAGGGCGGCCGTTCTACGCTCACAAGATCATTCTTGCCACGGCGTCCAAGAAATTCAAG GCATTGCTGTCTGAAATGCCATCGGAATCAGAGGATGGAAATGATCCTTGTATCGAAATAAGTGATATCAAATATGACATATTTACG CTTGTGATTCAGTTCTTGTACAGTGGAAGAATGGAAAAGCCAAGTGAACAGAGCGCCATTCTGGAG ATATTAAAGGCCTCCGAATTCTTCATGTTAGACTCACTGAAGCGTCGCTGTGAATGTCTTGCTGCTGATTACCTGGACTGTGATAACGTCCTCGACACCTATACATTCGCCAAG TTGTGCAAGGCAAAAGAACTCGTTTCATTTTGTGAAGCCTTCATGCTTAGGAATCTCACAAGCATGATGGAGATCATGAATTTCAGGGATGCATTGGttaataacaacaaaagagAT CTGTTTGCGTCTCTCAAGTCATGCTTGATCCAGCGAATTTATGCTCGAAACGTATCGAGGACATCTCTTAAAGTTTAA
- the LOC136919023 gene encoding sodium-coupled monocarboxylate transporter 1-like isoform X1 gives MANDRFSVVDYVVFSIMLLISALIGVWYGCGPGGKQKTTSEYLLGNRKMRHFPVAISLLVSYLSAITLLGVPSEIYTYGAQYYVLILSYFIICGTVAIVFVPMFRRVNLTCANEYLELRFSVGVRMVGCVFYLLEYVLYLFVVLYAPSLALEAVAGIPLSASILTTGLVCTFYTTLGGLKAVIWTDVFQSLIMISGLIVVVIVGSIEVGGFDKVWEINKEFGRLDFFDFNPDPKVRNTFWTLTLGGAFTAMPVWTVSQSAVQRFLAIRTYRDAKTAVWLNVPGLIIIVTLCFLDGLVIFAVYAGCDLRAAKRITSNDQTLPFFVINKLGHLHGLPGMFTACLYAGALSTASSALNAMALVTLEDIVKKKVPDITDTDAAKLCKIIALSFGIIEIGGAFVVKYVGTMVLQLAYSIFGICGGPLLGIFLLGMFVPRANSKGAYFGVFTGAALTTWVFLGSVLLPPNKYPGLRSVRDCDFFNSTTYNGTISLNTTAAADQWDEDGFIRNHYKGHSAPIADFYSMSYLWFSGLSVMVSFVVGAVMSLILASKEDKERKIDPKLLFPVKEWFMGFLPGHTFEWDFVAEEEERLAKATEQEMMPIHEKEIKVNWDDTPHVNNAENKKEIGDTFAEKLLTNDTKM, from the exons ATGGCTAACGATCGCTTCTCCGTTGTCGATTACGTTGTTTTCTCCATAATGTTATTGATCTCAGCTCTCATAGGAGTATGGTACGGCTGTGGTCCTGGAGGAAAACAAAAGACGACATCCGAATATTTACTGGGGAATCGAAAAATGCGGCACTTTCCAGTTGCGATTTCTTTATTGGTGTCATATCTTTCTGCAATCACATTGCTAGGGGTTCCATCTGAGATCTACACCTACGGTGCTCAGTATTATGTCTTGATCTTGTCGTATTTCATAATTTGCGGCACTGTAGCCATAGTCTTCGTCCCGATGTTCCGCCGTGTGAATCTAACTTGCGCTAACGAG TACCTGGAGCTTCGCTTCTCGGTTGGGGTCAGAATGGTGGGATGTGTTTTCTACCTTCTCGAATAT GTGTTGTACCTGTTTGTCGTTCTCTATGCTCCTTCTCTTGCTCTGGAGGCGG TCGCTGGGATCCCATTATCAGCCTCGATTCTtacaactggattagtctgtaCCTTCTACACCACCCTT GGAGGTCTCAAAGCTGTTATATGGACCGACGTGTTTCAGTCGTTAATTATGATTTCTGGCCTCATCGTTGTTGTAATTGTTGGCAGCATTGAAGTTGGTGGTTTCGACAAAGTTTGGGAAATCAACAAAGAGTTTGGCCGACTTGATTTTTTCGA CTTTAACCCGGATCCAAAAGTACGCAATACATTCTGGACACTCACGCTTGGTGGAGCTTTTACTGCGATGCCGGTTTGGACTGTCAGCCAGTCAGCCGTGCAACGATTTCTTGCCATCCGCACATACAGAGATGCTAAAAC AGCTGTGTGGCTAAACGTACCAGGTCTGATCATCATCGTGACGCTCTGTTTTTTGGACGGTCTTGTTATTTTCGCTGTTTACGCTGGATGCGATCTGAGAGCAGCCAAGAGGATCACCAGTAATGATCAG ACCCTCCCATTTTTCGTGATAAACAAGCTGGGCCACCTGCATGGGCTGCCTGGAATGTTCACCGCCTGTTTGTATGCTGGAGCTCTTAG CACCGCATCTTCAGCTCTGAATGCTATGGCTCTTGTCACTTTGGAAGATATCGTCAAAAAGAAAGTCCCGGATATAACTGACACTGACGCCGCCAAACTCTGCAAAATAATTG CTCTCTCTTTTGGTATTATTGAAATTGGAGGAGCCTTTGTGGTGAAGTACGTGGGCACGATGGTTTTACAA TTGGCGTATAGCATCTTTGGAATCTGTGGGGGTCCACTGTTGGGAATATTTTTGCTTGGAATGTTTGTACCACGAGCTAATTCCAAG GGAGCTTATTTTGGAGTTTTTACTGGTGCTGCGTTGACAACCTGGGTGTTTCTTGGTTCAGTTTTGCTTCCCCCAAACAAGTACCCAGGCCTCCGCTCGGTTCGTGACTGCGACTTCTTCAATTCGACGACTTACAATGGCACCATCAGCCTCAATACTACTGCAGCCGCTGACCAGTGGGATGAAGACGGCTTTATCAGAAACCATTACAAGGGACACAG TGCACCCATCGCAGATTTCTACAGTATGTCGTATCTCTGGTTCAGTGGATTGTCTGTTATGGTCTCGTTTGTTGTTGGCGCTGTGATGAGTCTGATTCTTG CAAGCAAGGAGGACAAGGAAAGGAAAATTGACCCCAAACTGCTGTTTCCGGTGAAGGAGTGGTTTATGGGTTTTCTTCCTGGTCATACGTTTGAGTGGGACTTTGTGGCAGAAGAAGAGGAACGGTTAGCAAAGGCCACAGAGCAAGAGATGATGCCGATACACGAGAAG gaGATCAAGGTCAACTGGGATGATACTCCACATGTTAATAACgcagaaaacaagaaagagaTTGGGGACACCTTCGCTGAAAAACTCCTAACGAATGATACCAAAATGTAA
- the LOC136919023 gene encoding sodium-coupled monocarboxylate transporter 1-like isoform X2, with amino-acid sequence MVGCVFYLLEYVLYLFVVLYAPSLALEAVAGIPLSASILTTGLVCTFYTTLGGLKAVIWTDVFQSLIMISGLIVVVIVGSIEVGGFDKVWEINKEFGRLDFFDFNPDPKVRNTFWTLTLGGAFTAMPVWTVSQSAVQRFLAIRTYRDAKTAVWLNVPGLIIIVTLCFLDGLVIFAVYAGCDLRAAKRITSNDQTLPFFVINKLGHLHGLPGMFTACLYAGALSTASSALNAMALVTLEDIVKKKVPDITDTDAAKLCKIIALSFGIIEIGGAFVVKYVGTMVLQLAYSIFGICGGPLLGIFLLGMFVPRANSKGAYFGVFTGAALTTWVFLGSVLLPPNKYPGLRSVRDCDFFNSTTYNGTISLNTTAAADQWDEDGFIRNHYKGHSAPIADFYSMSYLWFSGLSVMVSFVVGAVMSLILASKEDKERKIDPKLLFPVKEWFMGFLPGHTFEWDFVAEEEERLAKATEQEMMPIHEKEIKVNWDDTPHVNNAENKKEIGDTFAEKLLTNDTKM; translated from the exons ATGGTGGGATGTGTTTTCTACCTTCTCGAATAT GTGTTGTACCTGTTTGTCGTTCTCTATGCTCCTTCTCTTGCTCTGGAGGCGG TCGCTGGGATCCCATTATCAGCCTCGATTCTtacaactggattagtctgtaCCTTCTACACCACCCTT GGAGGTCTCAAAGCTGTTATATGGACCGACGTGTTTCAGTCGTTAATTATGATTTCTGGCCTCATCGTTGTTGTAATTGTTGGCAGCATTGAAGTTGGTGGTTTCGACAAAGTTTGGGAAATCAACAAAGAGTTTGGCCGACTTGATTTTTTCGA CTTTAACCCGGATCCAAAAGTACGCAATACATTCTGGACACTCACGCTTGGTGGAGCTTTTACTGCGATGCCGGTTTGGACTGTCAGCCAGTCAGCCGTGCAACGATTTCTTGCCATCCGCACATACAGAGATGCTAAAAC AGCTGTGTGGCTAAACGTACCAGGTCTGATCATCATCGTGACGCTCTGTTTTTTGGACGGTCTTGTTATTTTCGCTGTTTACGCTGGATGCGATCTGAGAGCAGCCAAGAGGATCACCAGTAATGATCAG ACCCTCCCATTTTTCGTGATAAACAAGCTGGGCCACCTGCATGGGCTGCCTGGAATGTTCACCGCCTGTTTGTATGCTGGAGCTCTTAG CACCGCATCTTCAGCTCTGAATGCTATGGCTCTTGTCACTTTGGAAGATATCGTCAAAAAGAAAGTCCCGGATATAACTGACACTGACGCCGCCAAACTCTGCAAAATAATTG CTCTCTCTTTTGGTATTATTGAAATTGGAGGAGCCTTTGTGGTGAAGTACGTGGGCACGATGGTTTTACAA TTGGCGTATAGCATCTTTGGAATCTGTGGGGGTCCACTGTTGGGAATATTTTTGCTTGGAATGTTTGTACCACGAGCTAATTCCAAG GGAGCTTATTTTGGAGTTTTTACTGGTGCTGCGTTGACAACCTGGGTGTTTCTTGGTTCAGTTTTGCTTCCCCCAAACAAGTACCCAGGCCTCCGCTCGGTTCGTGACTGCGACTTCTTCAATTCGACGACTTACAATGGCACCATCAGCCTCAATACTACTGCAGCCGCTGACCAGTGGGATGAAGACGGCTTTATCAGAAACCATTACAAGGGACACAG TGCACCCATCGCAGATTTCTACAGTATGTCGTATCTCTGGTTCAGTGGATTGTCTGTTATGGTCTCGTTTGTTGTTGGCGCTGTGATGAGTCTGATTCTTG CAAGCAAGGAGGACAAGGAAAGGAAAATTGACCCCAAACTGCTGTTTCCGGTGAAGGAGTGGTTTATGGGTTTTCTTCCTGGTCATACGTTTGAGTGGGACTTTGTGGCAGAAGAAGAGGAACGGTTAGCAAAGGCCACAGAGCAAGAGATGATGCCGATACACGAGAAG gaGATCAAGGTCAACTGGGATGATACTCCACATGTTAATAACgcagaaaacaagaaagagaTTGGGGACACCTTCGCTGAAAAACTCCTAACGAATGATACCAAAATGTAA